The DNA sequence GCCAGCCCCGGGCGAGCGGCGTCAGCGTGCTCGCGTACGCGGTGCGCACCCGGTACCGGCCGTCCCCGGTCGGCTCCCAGCCCGCCGGCACGCCCCGGGCACCCAGCTCGGCCACCAGCACGTGCACCCGCCAGGCCGCGTCCACCACCACGGAGAGCCGGGCCGTGCCACCCATCCGCACCACCTCCCCCGGCCCGGCGAGCAGGCCGGCGAGGTCCGCCAGCGCGGGATCGGCCGCCTCGGTGGAGAACAGCGAGGGCTGGCGGGCCGGGTTCGGATTCGGGGAGGGTGGCGTCAGCGACACTCCGGGACCTCGTCGAAGGCCTCTTTGAGTTCGGGTGAGTTGAGTTTGCTGGTGTCCAGCGCGCTCGCGTCGTACTCCTGGTTCAGCGTGTCCACGGCGGCGCGCACGCCGTCGTAGAAGGGGCCGGCCTGGGCCGTGTCGAGCCCCTCGATGGTGGTCCGGGCCCGCCCGTAAGCGTCCCGCATCTTGCCCAGCGAGCCGCGGAACCCGGCGGAGACCTCGGTGCCGTGGTCGACCTCCGGCACGCCCGCCTCCTCGACCTTGCGCCGCGCCGTCTCGCTGGCCGCCTCGGCGCCGGCGAACAACCGCACCAGGTTCTCCTTGGCCTGTGGCGGGGTGGTCTGCGCGGTCATCTGCTGCTTGGTGCTGCTGGTCAGCTTGGAGATCTCCGCGCGCCACGGGGTGAGCGCCTGGCAGACCGACGCGGCCCAGGCCCGTGGGCTGGGGCCGCCGCAGCCGGCGACCACGAGGACCAGCGTGGCCAGGACCACCGTGAGCTTTCCGGCGGTTGCCGCCCGGCGCGTACGCATGCGTTGCAGCGTACGACCTCCGGGTGGAACCGCCACCGGTCAGGTTTCGTGCACGGGACGGTTCCCGGCCGGTCGTGGCCGGCCGGGAACCGTCCCGCCGGTCAGGCGCCCACCGTCTCCGGGTGCTGGTCCGAGGTGCCCGCACCGTGGTCCGAGCTGTCCATCACGACGCCCTTGCGCTTGCTGAACACCACCGCCGCCGCGATGATCAGCGCGGCCACCACGGCGATCGTGATCCGCAGCGCGGGATTCTTGTCGTCGCCCACGCTCCAGGCCACCACGGCCGGGGCGATCAGCAGCGAGACCAGGTTCATCACCTTGATCAGCGGGTTGATCGCCGGGCCGGCGGTGTCCTTGAACGGGTCGCCGACCGTGTCGCCGATGACCGTGGCGGAGTGCGCCTCGGAGCCCTTGCCGCCGTACGCGCCGTCCTCGACGAGCTTCTTGGCGTTGTCCCAGGCTCCACCGGAGTTGGACAGGAAGACCGCCATCAGCGTGCCCGCGCCGATCGCGCCGGCCAGGTACGACGCCAGCGCGCCCGGGCCGAGACCGAAGCCGACCGCGATCGGGGCCAGGATGGCCAGCAGGCCGGGGGTCAGCAGCTCGCGCTGCGCGTCCCGGGTGCAGATGTCCACGACCTTGCCGTACTCGGGCCGCTGGGTGCGGTCCATGATGCCGGGCAGCTCGCGGAACTGCCGGCGCACCTCCATCACCACGGCACCGGCCGAGCGGGAGACCGCGTTGATGGCCAGGCCGGAGAAGAGGAAGACCACGGCCGCGCCGATGATCAGGCCGACCAGGTTGCGCGGGTTGGCCACGTTCAGCGCGTTGAGGATCTCGGTGCCGACGTCGCCCACGCCCGCGTCCGCGTACGAGGTCCGCAGCGTGTCGGTGTACGAGCCGAACAGCGCGGTCGCGGCCAGCACCGCGGTGGCGATCGCGATGCCCTTGGTGATCGCCTTGGTGGTGTTGCCGACCGCGTCCAGCTCGGTCAGCGTCCGCGCGCCGTGCTCGTCGATGTCCCCGGACATCTCGGCCACGCCCTGCGCGTTGTCCGAGATCGGGCCGAACGTGTCCATCGCGACGATGACGCCGACGGTGGTGAGCAGGCCGGTGCCGGCCAGCGCGACCGCGAACAGCGACAGCGTGATCGAGCTGCCGCCGAGCAGGAACGCGCCGAAGACGCCGGCGCCGATCAGCAGCGCCGAGTAGACCGCCGACTCCAGGCCGATGCTGATGCCGGCCAGGATGACGGTGGCGGCGCCGGTCTGCGAGCTCTTGCCGATGTCCTGCACCGGGCGCCGGTTGGTCTCGGTGAAGTAGCCGGTCAGCGCCTGGATCGCGGCGGCCAGCACGATGCCGATCACGACCGCGCCGATGGCCACCAGCCGCGGGTTGCGGTCGACGTCGGTCAGCCCGCCCTCCAGCTCGCCGAACGTGGCCGGCAGGTACGCGAACGCGGCGATCGCCACCAGCACCGCGGAGATCACCGCGGACAGGTAGAAGGCCCGGTTGATCGCGGTCAGACCGTTGCGGTCGCTGGCGCGCAGCCGGGTGATGAACACGCCCACGATCGCGACCAGCACACCGATGGTGGAGATGATCAGCGGGAAGACCAGGCCGTCCTCGCCGAACGCGGCCCGGCCCAGGATCAGCGCGGCGACCAGCGTGACCGCGTACGACTCGAACAGGTCGGCGGCCATGCCGGCGCAGTCGCCGACGTTGTCGCCCACGTTGTCGGCGATGGTCGCGGCGTTGCGCGGGTCGTCCTCCGGGATGCCCTGCTCGACCTTGCCGACCAGGTCCGCGCCGACGTCCGCGGCCTTGGTGAAGATGCCGCCACCGACCCGCATGAACATGGCCAGCAGCGCGGCGCCGAAGCCGAAGCCCTCCAGCACGGTCGGGGCGTCACCGCGGAACAGGATGACGACGAGCGCCGCACCGAACAGGCCGAGGCCGACGGTGAGGAAGCCGACCACGCCGCCGGTGCGGAAGGCGATCTTCATGGCGCCCTCGCGGCCACCTTCGCGCTCCCGCGCGGCGGCGGCGACCCGCAGGTTGGCGCGGGTGGCCAGCCACATGCCGGCGCCGCCGATGAACGCGCTGAACAGCGCGCCCACCACGAAGAACGCCGAGCGGCCGATCTTCACCAGCGTCTGGTTGCCGTCGGTGTCGTGCACCGGCAGCAGGAACAGCAGCACGACAGCGATCACCACGAAGATCGCCAGGGTGCGGAACTGCCGCAGCAGGTACGCCGAGGCGCCCTCCTGCACCGCCCCGGAGATCTCCTGCATGTTGGTGGTTCCCGTACCGGCTGCCAGTACCGCCTTGGTCAAGGCGGCGGCGAAGACGAGCGCCACCAGCGCGATGACCGCGGCGATGACGACGTACGTCACGTTGGCTCCGGTAAGGGACAGTGCGCCGCCGTCGGCGGCCAAGGTCCCGGACATCTATGTCCTCCTGTACCGAACACTCGCACCGGCTCGTGGAGACGCACGGGCCGACGCCTGGATGCGAACTCGCCAGCGCGCGCCATCCACCCGTTCCCGCTGGCTGCGGGGAGCGATCACTTGCTGACAACCCGGGTACTGTAGCCCTCCGGCGTGGTGAGGGTCACATCGAGGGGGCACCGTGTCTCGATGATCTTCGTAACTGTGTTATGCGAGGAAATCTGATATATAGGCCGGTCAACACGACGAGGCCGCGCTCCCCGTGCGGGGAACGCGGCCTGCGTGACGATCGGATCAGACGCGGCCGGTCGGCCAGGCCATCCGGACCTCGGTGCCGACGCCCTCGTCGACCGGGCGGACCTGGAGGTCCTCCACGAAACCGGCGAGCAGGGCGAACCCCACGCCGGTGGTGAGCGCGTCCTCGCTGAGCGACTCCTTCGCCAACTCGTCCGGGCCGAGCGCGGCCAGCCCCAGACCCGCCTCGATCGGGGCCCGGTCCACCACCCGCACCGTGTACGGCCCGCCGTCGGACATCTCCACGTAGACCAGCTCTCCCAGCCCGTACTGCCGGTGCAGCGCCACCGCCCGGGTGCACGCCTCGCCGATGGCCAGACGCACCTCGTCGAGCAGGTCCTCGCGGACCCCGGCCCGCCGGGCCACCGCGACACCGACCAGGCGGGCGGTGCGCACGTGGACCGGCGCCGGTGAGAAGGAGAGCTTGACGGTGGCCATCACGCGCCGGTGGTGTCGGCGGCGATGGCCGCGTCGACCGTCGGATGCAGCGGGAAGACCTGGTCCAGAGCGGTGATGCGGAAGATCTTGAGCAGCGGCTCCTTGTCGCAGACCAGCGCGAACGAGCCGCCGGCCGACCGGAGCCGCTTGAGCGCGCCGACCAGCACGCCCAGCCCGGTCGAGTCGAGGAAGTCCACCCGGCCCAGGTCCACCACCACGTGGCGGGCCCCACCGTCGATCAGCTCGATGAGCCGTTCCCGCAGGCGGGGTGCGGTGTAGACATCCACCTCACCGCCGACCTCGAGCACCGTGTGCTCCCCCACGGCGCGGGTCGCCAGCGACAGCTCCATCGGCCCCTCCTCGGTAAACTCTCCTGGGCATCTAACCATCCCCCCGTGCGACCGCTTCGGGTCACCGGCCTGGCCCTCCCCATACCCCCACCCTGCGGTTCCCAATTCCGAACACCAGTGCGAGAGTGCAGGACGTGACCGACGACAGCCCCGGCCCGCGGCGCACGCCGGACGAGCTGCTGCGCCGGTTGCGGCTGCGCCACGCCACCGACCCGGTCACCCACGTCGAGCGGGTGCCGGCCCGCGTCGGCGAGCCCGCGCCCTGGCCCGACTGGGCGCCGGAGGAACTGCGGGCGGCGTTCGCGGAGCGCGGCGTGGTCGCGCCGTGGCGGCACCAGACCGAGGCCGCCGAGCTGGCGTACGCGGGGCAGCACGTCGTCGTCGCCACCGGCACGGCGTCCGGCAAGTCGCTGGCGTACCAGCTTCCCGCGCTGAGCACGCTGCTCACCGACCCGCGCGCCACGGTGCTCTACCTGGCCCCGACCAAGGCGCTCGCCGCCGACCAGCTCCGCGCCGTCGCCGGCCTGGACCTCGACGGGGTACGCCCGGCCACCTACGACGGCGACACCCCGCGCACCGAGCGGGAGTGGATCCGCCGGCACGCCCGGTTCGTGCTGACCAACCCGGACATGCTGCACCACGGCATCCTGCCCGGCCACGCCCACTGGTCCGGCTTCCTGCGCCGCCTCGCGTACGTGGTGGTCGACGAGTGCCACACCTACCGGGGCGTGTTCGGCTCACACGTCGCGCACGTGCTGCGGCGGCTGCGCCGGCAGTGCGCCCGCTTCGGGCGTACGCCGGTGTTCCTGCTGGCCTCGGCCACGTCCGGTGATCCGGCGACGGCGGCCGGGCGGCTCACCGGCCTGCCCGTCACCGCCGTCACCGAGGACACGTCGCCGCGCGGCGGGGTGACGTTCGCGCTCTGGGAGCCGCCGCTGCTGCCGCCCACCTCGGAGAGCGACGTCGCCGACCTCGTGCAGGTCCGGCGCTCCGCGCTGCGGGAGACCGCCGACCTGCTCGCCGACAGCGTGGTCGAGGGGGTACGCACGCTCGCGTTCGTCAGGTCCCGCCGGGGCGCCGAGGTGGTCGCCGCGAACGCGCGGCGCTCACTCGACGAGGCGGTGCCCGGCCTCGGCGACCGGGTGGCCGCCTACCGCGCCGGCTACCTGCGCGAGGAGCGCCGCGAGCTGGAACGGGCGCTGCTGCACGGCGACCTGCTCGGGCTCGCCTCCACCAACGCGCTCGAACTCGGCGTCGACCTGGTCGGGCTGGACGCGGTGCTGATCTGCGGCTGGCCGGGCACCCGCGCCTCGCTCTGGCAGCAGGCCGGCCGCGCCGGGCGTTCCGGCGACGAGGCCCTCGCGGTGCTGGTGGCCCGCGACGACCCGCTCGACACCTACCTCGTGCACCACCCGGAGGCGCTGTTCGGCCGTCCCGTCGAGGCCACCGTGCTCGACCCGGCCAACCCGTACGTGCTCGCGCCGCAACTCGCCTGCGCCGCGCACGAGGCCCCGCTCACCGCCGCCGACCTGGAACTCTTCGGCGAGGGCGCCAAGGAGGCGGTGGACTCGCTGGTCGAGACGGGCGCGCTGCGGCAGCGGCCCACCGGCTGGTACTGGCGGCACCGGGAACGCCCCGAGGTCGACCTGCGCGGCGAGGACGGCGCACCGGTCTGCGTGGTGGAGGAGTCCACCGGGCGGCTGCTCGGCACCGTCGACGGCGGCTCCGCGCACTTCCTGCTCCACACCGGCGCGGTCTACCTGCACCAGGGCGTCTCGTACGTGGTCGACACGCTCGACCTGCCCGACGGGTGCGCGCTGGTGCACGCCGAGGAGCCGGACTGGTCCACCCACGCCCGCGACGTCACCTCGCTGTCCGTGGTCTCCGTCCGCTCGTACGTCGACGCCGGCCCGGTCGGGCTGTTCCTCGGCGAGGTCGACGTGACCAGCCAGGTGGTGTCGTACCAGCGCCGGCGCATCGCCACCGGCGAGGTGATCGACACCCGCCCGCTGGACCTGCCCGCACGCGAACTGCGCACGGTCGCGGTCTGGTTCACGCTCTCGCCGGAGTCGCTGGCTCGTGCCGGCGTCGAGGCCGCCGACGTGCCGGGCGCGCTGCACGCCGCCGAACACGCCGCGATCGGCCTGCTGCCGCTGATCGCGACCTGCGACCGCTGGGACATCGGCGGGTTGTCGACCGCCCTGCACCCGGACACCGAGGCCCCGACCGTCTTCGTCTACGACGGCCACCCCGGCGGGGCGGGCTTCGCCGAGCGGGCGTACCGGACGGCCGCCGCCTGGCTGCGCGCCACCCGCGACGCCGTGGTCGAGTGCGGGTGCGAAACCGGGTGCCCGTCCTGCGTCCAGTCCCCGAAGTGCGGAAACGGCAACAACCCGCTGGCCAAGCCGGAGGCCGTCAAGGTCCTCGACGTGGTGCTCACCAACCTCGCCGCCGCCGGCGACGCGACGGCCGGCGACGCGACGGCCGGTGATTCGTCGGGTGACGCCGCGGCGGATGACGGGCCGGGGGCGGAGCGCGGCGGGATGCTGCCACGGCAGGACGACCGGGCAACCCGACGGTCGGCGGCCGGCCGCAACACGACGGACTGACCTCGCCGGATCACTCGGCGCCCGCCGGCTCGCCGAGGCGGTGATGCCGACAATCGACCGCTATTCCCCTCACCAGCGGGTCGCCCGATGCTCGACAGCGCGCGGCCCCTACCCGCCCCTCGATCTTGCAATTTCGGCCCGCGTCTCGCCCGTTCCGCCCGATACGCCTGGGCGCAAAGTGCAAGATCGACGGGGCGGGGCGTGGGAGAGGTGCTGTCGGTTCGCTCATCGGGCCGGGTTGGGGGGAGAGAGAGAAGTGAGTCTGGTGGGTGGGACGGGTGCATGAGGACGGGCGCAGCGGGGCATTGATGTATGGGAGCGCTTCCATGCATCATTCCGGTAGCGCAGACGCGACCCCGAGACCCGTCCCGCCGGAGGTGCCGCCGTGGCCGACACGATCGCCGAGACCGTCGAGTTGCTCTACACCATCGACCAGGAAACCCTCACCCCCGACCAGCAGATAGCACTGGGCACCGCACTGGCGAACCTGGCCCAGGCGGAGCGGCTGGACCAGATCAACGAACGCCTGCGCGGCATCCACCAGGTGCTCAACGCGTGGGCGATGAAAGCCACGGTCGACGGCGGACGCTGACCGCCCGTCGCGGCGCGAGCCGCCGCGCGTGGTGGCCGGGGGTCGAACCGGGTGGAGTACCGCCAGTTCACCGAGACAGCGGTGTCGGACGACAACCGGCACCGCCACTTCGGCGTGCAGGAGTCGATCGAGCTCGCCGGCACGCCAGCCGCCGTCGCACGCTGGTGGCGGCGCTGTGCGAGACTCCGGCGACCCCTCGAAGGAGATCAGATGTCGCTCGACAGCCTGCAGGCCCAGCACCGGTTCATCGTCCGCCAGCGAATCCGGATGATGGTCAACCAGTACGAGGTGCACGCCGTGGCACCGGACGGCTCCGAGGGCGGGCTGCTCGCGTTCGCGCAGCAGAAGCGGCTCGCCTTCAAGGAGCAGGTCACCATCTACACCGATGACACCAAGCAGTACCCCCTTCTCGGATTCAAGGCCCGCCAGCGGCTCGATCTCGGCGCCACCTACGACGTGACCGACCACGCCGGCGCCCCGATCGGCCTGTTCCGCAAGGACTTCGCCCAGTCGCTGCTGCGGTCGACCTGGCACGTCGAGCAGCCCGGTCTGCCGCCCGCGACGGGACAGGAGCGCAGCCTGCCGGTGGCGCTGCTGCGCCGCTTCGTCGACTCGCTCTCCTGGCTGCCCTACCACTTCGACTTCCTGGCCGGCGGCCAGCCGGTGTTCTCGGTCGACAAGAAGTGGGGCCTGCGCGACCGGTACGTCGTCGACATCCAGCACCCGCACATCGACCGCCGGCTGGTCATCGCCATGGCGGTGGGCCTGGACGCGCTCCAGTCCCGCTGAGCCGGGCGTCGGCCGGTGGCGCCCGTCGCGGCGGGCCCCGCCGGGCCGACTGCCGAGCAGGGCCCACCGGCCGACCGACGAGTAGCGGCAGGCGGCAGGCTGCGCTCCTGTCCCGTCGCGGGCGTCAGGCGATGATCATGGCGCGGTGGCGGGTTCGCGCGCCGGTCCGGCCCGGGACGTCGCGGTGGCAGCGCGGGACAGCCCGGGCAGCGGCGCGACGCGTACCTGCGCCGTGACGATCAGGTCGAGGCCGTCGACCCGGCACCCGGTCATCCGGCCGCCGTTGGCGGACACCAGCGCGTCGGCCGACCCACATGCGGCGTCCGCCCCGTCGAGCACCCGGCTCGCGCCCGCGAGCGCGCCGAAGTCGGCCGCCACCCGGGCCTGATGGCGCGCGCAGCGGGCGGCCCCGAGTCCCGCGCCGAACAGCCCGACGAGCACGAAGACCAGGCCGATGGCGAGCAGGCACACCGTCGCCCCACCCCGCTCGGGCGCCGACCGGTCGGCGGGCCGTCCGCCTGCGTGCGGCCCACCAAGGCTCGACCCGTCATGGCTCGGCCCGCCAGGGCCCGATCCGGCGAGGCACGGCCCAGCCGGTTCCGACAGCTCATCCGGGTGCGGCTCACCGTCGGCCGAGCCGACGGTCGGTGACAAGCTCCCCAGCTCCTCCAGCGTCCCCAACCGCCCCGGCGGTCCTGGCGTCCCCGGCGTTTGCGGCGTCCCCGGCGGTCCCGGTGTTTCCGGCGTCCCCGGCGGTCCCGGCGTCACGGCGGCGGCCCGGGAGCGCCGGGTTCCACGGCGGCCACCGCGACGCCGGACACGGTCGACCGGGGCAGCCTCGTACCTAACGTCCGGACGGGCGCCCGGACGGTCGCGGTCACCCGGTCACCGACCACGGTCAGCGTCACCTCCGCGCCCGGCGGGGCGTACCGGGCGCCGGCCGGCTGGCCCGGCTCGCCCCGAGCGGCGGCAAGTGCCGCTTCCCGGGCCGCGTCGACACAGCCGGCGCGCGTGGTCACCGCGTCGACCGCGGTGAGGCCGGCGAGGAGAAGGAACATCAACGCCGGCAGGCCGACCGCCAGCTCGGCGGTGAACGACCCCCGTTCCCGGGCGTCCCAGGGACGGCGGCGGGCGGTGCCGCACCCGACGCCGTACGGCGCCCCGCCACTCACCGCCCCGACGGCCGGAACGCGGGCCCACCGGCCACGGTGTCGGTCGGCCCACCGGCGCCCGGTCACTTCAAGGCCCGGTCGATGACGGCGGTCAGCGCGGACTGCACGTTGCCGGAGGTGAGCACCTTCAGCAGGATCCCGGCGAAGGCGACCGCGGCGAGGGTGCCCACGGCGTACTCCGCCGTGTTCATGCCGGCGTCACCCCGCAGTCGGGTGAGGAGCTTGCGCATGTCGTACGTCCTTTCTCGATGGTTCAGAGCACGTCGCCGAGGACGGCGACGATCACCGGCACCAGACCGGCGAGAATGAAGGCGGGCAGGAAGCACAGCCCGAGTGGCAGCACGATGAGCACGCCCGCGCGTCGGGCCGCCGCCTCGGCCGCGGTCGAGCGTTGCGCCCGCAGGTCGTCCGCGAGCCGGGTGAGCGCGCCGGCCAGCGCGGCACCGCTGTTCGACGAACGGACCGCGGCGGCGACCAGGCTTTCCGCCCCGGAGACGGGACGCAGGTGCGCCCATGCCTCGATCGCCGTGCCGCCGAGGCCCAGCGTGCGGCCCACCCGGCCGAGCCGGTCCGCGAGCGGTCCGCCGAGCGCCTCGGCGACCGCGAGCGCCGAGCCGTCGACAGGTGCCCCGGCCCGGAGCGCCGCAGCCAGCAGATCGGCGGCGAGCGGCAGGTCGGCGGTTTCGCGCAGGCGACGCTCCCGTACGGCGCGGGGCTCGATCCGGCGCAGCAGACGGTCGGCGGCGACGCCGGCCAGCAGCCCGGTGAGCAGGCCGCCCCAGCCACCGGCGACCACCGCCACGGCCACGGCGGTCAGGCCGGCGCCCAGCCGGATCCGGTCCGGCCACCAGTTCGGGCGGCCGGGCCGAGGGGTGGGCGCGAGCCGGCGCAGCCGCCGGGCCGGGCGGACGGCGGCCCCGGTCACGACCAGGAGTGACGCGGCGCCGCCGAGGCAGACGGCGGCCACCGTCTGACGGGACATCAGGCCGCCCGCCCGGGCCCGGCACCGAGACGCTCCGCCCAGAGCAACCCGCCTACCTGAAGGACCACGGCCCCCAGGGCGCTGCCGCCGCCGACCGGCGTGTGCAGGAGCACGGCCACCGGGTCGACGCCGATGGCGTAACCCAGACCGATCCCGCCGAGCGGTAGGGCGGCGAGGAGCCACGCCGTCGCCCGCGCGCCGGCGGCCTGGGCGGCGGCAGCGGCGAGCCCCCGGTCGGCCGCCCGGGCGTCGGCTTCGATCCGCTCGAGCAGGTCGGCCAGCGGCGCACCGGTGCGGTCGGCCAGTCGCACCGCGGCCCGGGCCAGCCGGGCGATCCGCCCCGCACCGTCGTCGAGCAGGTGACCGGCGGGCAGACCGGCCCGCAGGTCGGCGGCGACCGCACCGAGCCGGTCCAGATCACGACGGTGGTCCCGCTCGACCGCCTGCCGGGTACGCCGACGCAGCGCCGCCCGGGCCGCGAGCGTGCCGTAGACGGCGAGCACCAGTGCGGCCACCGGACCACCGAGAAGCGCCCCCGCCCCGCCGCCGAGCAGCGCCGCCGCCGGCAGGGCCCGCCGGACGGACACGGCGCGGAACGCGTCCCGACCGCCCGACGTCGGGGTGGCCCGCCGCTCAGGGGTGGACCGCTCGCCGGCACGAGGCCCCGGGTCGAGGACCGCCCGCTGTCGGGCCCGGCCGCCGCGTACCGGCCAACCGACCGTCACCGCGGCACCGGCCAGCAGCACGACCACCAGCCCGAGCTGGCCGGTCACGAGGGGCCTGCCGCGTCGGGCCAGACCGCGCGGAGGATCGGCGGCACGGGCACACCCCGCTCGCGCAGCAGGTTGCCGAGCGGCCGGGCGGCCAGGCCGAGACCTCGGCCACGGATCCAGGCCGGCACCACTGTCACCACCCGCTCGGGGCCGCCCGGCAGGAGCAGGCCGATCGAGTCGAGCACCCGCCCCTCGCCGGTCCGGCGTACCTGGAGGACGACCTGCAACGCGGCGGCGACCTGGGCATGCAACGCGACCCGCGGCAGCCCGCCGAGCATCCCGAGCGCCTCCAGGCGGGCGGGCACGTCCGTCGGGGCGTTGGCGTGCAGCGTCCCCGCGCCGCCGTCGTGGCCGGTGTTCAGCGCGGCCAGCAGGTCGACCACCTCGGCACCCCGGCACTCGCCCACCACCAGCCGGTCCGGTCGCATCCGGAGCGCCTGCCGGACCAGGTCGCTGAGGCCGACCGCGCCGACGCCCTCGACGTTCGCGGTACGCGCCTGCAACCCGATCACGTGCGGATGCACCGGGCGCAGCTCGGCCGCGTCCTCCACCAGCACGATCCGCTCGGTGCCGGGCACCAGCCCGAGCAACGTGTTGAGCAGCGTGGTCTTGCCGGAGCCGGTGCCACCGGTGACCAGGTACGCGAGTCGGGCGGCCACGACCGCGTCGAGCAGCGGTGCGACCGGCCGGGGCACGGTGCCGTGGTCGACCAGTTCCGCCAGCGTGAACGGCCGCTGCCGGAAGGTACGCAACGACAGGTAGGGGCCGTCGGTCGCCACCGGTGGCAGCACGGCGTGCAGCCGGGTGCCGTCCGGCAGTCGCGCGTCGGCGTAGGGCGACGCGTCGTCCAGCCGGCGACCGGCCGCCGCGGTCAACCGCTGCGCCAACCGGCGTACGTCGTCGACCGTGCCGAGCG is a window from the Micromonospora sp. DSM 45708 genome containing:
- a CDS encoding Rv3654c family TadE-like protein, whose protein sequence is MCLLAIGLVFVLVGLFGAGLGAARCARHQARVAADFGALAGASRVLDGADAACGSADALVSANGGRMTGCRVDGLDLIVTAQVRVAPLPGLSRAATATSRAGPAREPATAP
- a CDS encoding type II secretion system F family protein; this translates as MTGQLGLVVVLLAGAAVTVGWPVRGGRARQRAVLDPGPRAGERSTPERRATPTSGGRDAFRAVSVRRALPAAALLGGGAGALLGGPVAALVLAVYGTLAARAALRRRTRQAVERDHRRDLDRLGAVAADLRAGLPAGHLLDDGAGRIARLARAAVRLADRTGAPLADLLERIEADARAADRGLAAAAAQAAGARATAWLLAALPLGGIGLGYAIGVDPVAVLLHTPVGGGSALGAVVLQVGGLLWAERLGAGPGRAA
- a CDS encoding DEAD/DEAH box helicase → MRFPIPNTSARVQDVTDDSPGPRRTPDELLRRLRLRHATDPVTHVERVPARVGEPAPWPDWAPEELRAAFAERGVVAPWRHQTEAAELAYAGQHVVVATGTASGKSLAYQLPALSTLLTDPRATVLYLAPTKALAADQLRAVAGLDLDGVRPATYDGDTPRTEREWIRRHARFVLTNPDMLHHGILPGHAHWSGFLRRLAYVVVDECHTYRGVFGSHVAHVLRRLRRQCARFGRTPVFLLASATSGDPATAAGRLTGLPVTAVTEDTSPRGGVTFALWEPPLLPPTSESDVADLVQVRRSALRETADLLADSVVEGVRTLAFVRSRRGAEVVAANARRSLDEAVPGLGDRVAAYRAGYLREERRELERALLHGDLLGLASTNALELGVDLVGLDAVLICGWPGTRASLWQQAGRAGRSGDEALAVLVARDDPLDTYLVHHPEALFGRPVEATVLDPANPYVLAPQLACAAHEAPLTAADLELFGEGAKEAVDSLVETGALRQRPTGWYWRHRERPEVDLRGEDGAPVCVVEESTGRLLGTVDGGSAHFLLHTGAVYLHQGVSYVVDTLDLPDGCALVHAEEPDWSTHARDVTSLSVVSVRSYVDAGPVGLFLGEVDVTSQVVSYQRRRIATGEVIDTRPLDLPARELRTVAVWFTLSPESLARAGVEAADVPGALHAAEHAAIGLLPLIATCDRWDIGGLSTALHPDTEAPTVFVYDGHPGGAGFAERAYRTAAAWLRATRDAVVECGCETGCPSCVQSPKCGNGNNPLAKPEAVKVLDVVLTNLAAAGDATAGDATAGDSSGDAAADDGPGAERGGMLPRQDDRATRRSAAGRNTTD
- a CDS encoding STAS domain-containing protein; translated protein: MELSLATRAVGEHTVLEVGGEVDVYTAPRLRERLIELIDGGARHVVVDLGRVDFLDSTGLGVLVGALKRLRSAGGSFALVCDKEPLLKIFRITALDQVFPLHPTVDAAIAADTTGA
- a CDS encoding LURP-one-related/scramblase family protein, which codes for MSLDSLQAQHRFIVRQRIRMMVNQYEVHAVAPDGSEGGLLAFAQQKRLAFKEQVTIYTDDTKQYPLLGFKARQRLDLGATYDVTDHAGAPIGLFRKDFAQSLLRSTWHVEQPGLPPATGQERSLPVALLRRFVDSLSWLPYHFDFLAGGQPVFSVDKKWGLRDRYVVDIQHPHIDRRLVIAMAVGLDALQSR
- a CDS encoding type II secretion system F family protein, whose amino-acid sequence is MSRQTVAAVCLGGAASLLVVTGAAVRPARRLRRLAPTPRPGRPNWWPDRIRLGAGLTAVAVAVVAGGWGGLLTGLLAGVAADRLLRRIEPRAVRERRLRETADLPLAADLLAAALRAGAPVDGSALAVAEALGGPLADRLGRVGRTLGLGGTAIEAWAHLRPVSGAESLVAAAVRSSNSGAALAGALTRLADDLRAQRSTAAEAAARRAGVLIVLPLGLCFLPAFILAGLVPVIVAVLGDVL
- a CDS encoding ATP-binding protein — encoded protein: MATVKLSFSPAPVHVRTARLVGVAVARRAGVREDLLDEVRLAIGEACTRAVALHRQYGLGELVYVEMSDGGPYTVRVVDRAPIEAGLGLAALGPDELAKESLSEDALTTGVGFALLAGFVEDLQVRPVDEGVGTEVRMAWPTGRV
- a CDS encoding TadE family type IV pilus minor pilin, with protein sequence MSGGAPYGVGCGTARRRPWDARERGSFTAELAVGLPALMFLLLAGLTAVDAVTTRAGCVDAAREAALAAARGEPGQPAGARYAPPGAEVTLTVVGDRVTATVRAPVRTLGTRLPRSTVSGVAVAAVEPGAPGPPP
- a CDS encoding sodium-translocating pyrophosphatase, encoding MSGTLAADGGALSLTGANVTYVVIAAVIALVALVFAAALTKAVLAAGTGTTNMQEISGAVQEGASAYLLRQFRTLAIFVVIAVVLLFLLPVHDTDGNQTLVKIGRSAFFVVGALFSAFIGGAGMWLATRANLRVAAAAREREGGREGAMKIAFRTGGVVGFLTVGLGLFGAALVVILFRGDAPTVLEGFGFGAALLAMFMRVGGGIFTKAADVGADLVGKVEQGIPEDDPRNAATIADNVGDNVGDCAGMAADLFESYAVTLVAALILGRAAFGEDGLVFPLIISTIGVLVAIVGVFITRLRASDRNGLTAINRAFYLSAVISAVLVAIAAFAYLPATFGELEGGLTDVDRNPRLVAIGAVVIGIVLAAAIQALTGYFTETNRRPVQDIGKSSQTGAATVILAGISIGLESAVYSALLIGAGVFGAFLLGGSSITLSLFAVALAGTGLLTTVGVIVAMDTFGPISDNAQGVAEMSGDIDEHGARTLTELDAVGNTTKAITKGIAIATAVLAATALFGSYTDTLRTSYADAGVGDVGTEILNALNVANPRNLVGLIIGAAVVFLFSGLAINAVSRSAGAVVMEVRRQFRELPGIMDRTQRPEYGKVVDICTRDAQRELLTPGLLAILAPIAVGFGLGPGALASYLAGAIGAGTLMAVFLSNSGGAWDNAKKLVEDGAYGGKGSEAHSATVIGDTVGDPFKDTAGPAINPLIKVMNLVSLLIAPAVVAWSVGDDKNPALRITIAVVAALIIAAAVVFSKRKGVVMDSSDHGAGTSDQHPETVGA
- a CDS encoding DUF4244 domain-containing protein: MRKLLTRLRGDAGMNTAEYAVGTLAAVAFAGILLKVLTSGNVQSALTAVIDRALK